The Candidatus Sysuiplasma jiujiangense genome includes a window with the following:
- a CDS encoding transcriptional regulator, which translates to MKADEEDTGREQGMNLVEELASMGPFTNPTRVGIMVVLLALRRATFTDLLMAVKISKSSLNSSLNILERNGYVNIEHGFIRMGGPRTIVKITEKGENEITRYLKFMNRFTNSIMEQKRDVLPVQESDNVKGGTGPS; encoded by the coding sequence ATGAAGGCGGATGAAGAGGACACAGGGAGAGAGCAGGGAATGAATCTTGTAGAAGAGCTTGCCAGTATGGGCCCGTTCACCAATCCGACCAGGGTGGGAATAATGGTCGTGCTGCTTGCCCTCAGACGTGCGACATTCACGGATCTTCTTATGGCGGTCAAAATATCGAAAAGTTCCCTCAATTCCAGTTTGAACATACTTGAAAGAAATGGTTACGTGAATATTGAACATGGATTCATCAGGATGGGCGGACCCAGAACCATCGTGAAAATCACTGAGAAAGGAGAAAATGAGATAACCAGGTATCTCAAGTTTATGAACAGATTCACAAATTCAATCATGGAACAAAAGCGTGACGTCTTGCCCGTCCAGGAAAGCGACAATGTGAAGGGGGGAACAGGCCCTTCATGA
- a CDS encoding ABC transporter permease translates to MKPNENTGRRFSLRRMWSISCYEMKWDFKKKKVLFAVSFVAVAAILAGIFFKYVFNSEIVSEPGYLWDNIILFITNGFVSGIFPMIIAGAVSVDSIAWEFDRNTIQPLLSQPVTRSEVYFGKFFEKFLLLTAISILLVVLSVVISEFVAGSQGHLLWVVPVAFGFLLELMLFVALAFLLGALVRQSGFMMIMVAGVYFVALISDLFLEIKEGVRLWMSLLPLTSSNMIIPAMQHFSLSPTENVYLSVNIGSMTGGAYLPVAPLLAYSVAATLLTVLALLLSGFLVFSRLEIKG, encoded by the coding sequence ATGAAACCAAATGAAAACACCGGGAGGCGCTTCTCGTTGCGCAGGATGTGGAGCATCTCATGCTATGAAATGAAGTGGGATTTCAAAAAGAAGAAGGTACTCTTTGCAGTCTCATTTGTTGCAGTGGCTGCAATACTTGCAGGCATATTTTTCAAGTACGTTTTCAACTCCGAGATCGTGTCAGAACCCGGCTATCTATGGGACAATATCATCCTGTTCATAACAAACGGGTTCGTATCAGGCATCTTTCCGATGATTATCGCGGGCGCCGTTTCGGTTGACTCCATAGCATGGGAATTTGACAGGAATACCATTCAGCCTCTGCTATCGCAACCCGTCACAAGGAGTGAAGTTTATTTCGGGAAGTTTTTTGAAAAATTCCTCTTACTCACTGCAATATCAATTCTTCTTGTCGTTCTGTCCGTCGTCATATCGGAGTTTGTTGCGGGAAGCCAGGGGCACCTGTTGTGGGTTGTGCCTGTTGCATTTGGATTTCTGCTCGAACTCATGCTCTTTGTTGCGCTCGCCTTCCTGCTCGGTGCACTCGTCAGGCAATCAGGTTTCATGATGATCATGGTAGCAGGAGTTTATTTTGTAGCCCTGATATCCGATCTATTCCTGGAAATCAAGGAGGGAGTTCGCCTCTGGATGAGCCTGCTTCCTTTGACATCCTCCAATATGATAATTCCGGCCATGCAGCATTTTTCACTTTCACCAACCGAAAACGTTTATCTTTCCGTCAACATAGGATCCATGACAGGAGGAGCTTATTTGCCGGTGGCCCCGCTCCTGGCATATTCTGTTGCGGCTACACTGCTTACTGTTTTGGCCCTTCTGTTGTCTGGTTTTCTTGTATTTTCAAGGTTGGAGATAAAGGGGTGA
- a CDS encoding ABC transporter ATP-binding protein, whose product MKISNLCKMYTSGSGITDVNMNLLDGTIHGFLGLNGSGKTTTMKCVMGLLKKDGGTIEYEGKLFDPMNVADRSHIGFSSDLPFYLPYLTGFELMSVYGRIRGISKEQSRMDAQEFLKLVGLHEEVNKQVGSYSRGMMAKLGIGVSLLGDPDLLILDEPTSGMDPLASANIRKLLSELKKRGKSILFSSHQLGEVQALCDNVTIIDRGKTILEGSVQDLSRRLGKNFCYIAEFKDLPFDLLIEIRKLDGVKECNTVDGKRNLVKITLSGEMELREELARLAFKHGSVMLSCTTSYTSLEEMFLSLIG is encoded by the coding sequence ATGAAAATCTCCAACCTTTGCAAGATGTATACCTCCGGTTCCGGCATTACCGATGTGAACATGAACCTCTTAGATGGGACAATTCACGGCTTCCTTGGACTCAACGGTTCGGGCAAAACGACCACCATGAAGTGTGTCATGGGCCTGCTGAAGAAAGATGGTGGAACAATAGAGTATGAGGGAAAACTGTTCGATCCAATGAATGTTGCCGATAGATCGCATATCGGTTTCTCTTCAGATTTGCCATTTTACCTTCCCTACCTGACAGGATTCGAGCTGATGTCGGTATACGGAAGAATCAGGGGAATCTCAAAGGAGCAGAGCAGGATGGACGCGCAGGAGTTCCTGAAACTAGTCGGCCTTCATGAGGAAGTCAACAAGCAGGTGGGAAGTTACAGCAGGGGCATGATGGCAAAACTAGGCATTGGAGTTTCACTGCTGGGGGATCCTGATTTGCTCATTCTTGATGAACCGACCTCGGGAATGGATCCATTGGCCTCCGCGAACATTAGGAAACTTCTTTCCGAACTGAAGAAGAGAGGGAAGAGTATCCTGTTCTCTTCGCATCAGCTGGGCGAAGTCCAGGCTTTGTGTGATAATGTCACCATAATCGACAGGGGGAAGACAATACTGGAAGGATCTGTTCAGGACTTATCAAGGAGATTGGGGAAGAACTTCTGCTACATCGCCGAATTCAAGGATCTCCCTTTTGATCTGCTCATTGAAATAAGGAAACTGGATGGAGTGAAGGAATGCAATACAGTCGATGGAAAGCGCAACCTGGTCAAAATTACTCTTTCAGGTGAAATGGAGTTAAGGGAAGAATTGGCAAGGCTGGCATTCAAGCACGGAAGCGTTATGCTTTCATGCACCACATCATATACATCGCTAGAGGAGATGTTCCTCTCCCTGATTGGTTGA
- a CDS encoding type II toxin-antitoxin system VapC family toxin: MTRDARPSRKGPTADGSLFDASAIINLLISRGNRIIDLLTGNWILDLTVYEVGNEIWKMNKIHRKISSSEADILLESLLSIAADRMKLVPSAAIDHLSSLGLAREERLSFCDASYLSAAIERELVPVTDDRRLFEAAGKHVKVRASTEV, translated from the coding sequence TTGACACGTGATGCCCGGCCATCACGGAAGGGCCCAACTGCGGACGGCAGCCTGTTCGATGCATCGGCGATTATCAATCTCCTGATTTCTCGCGGTAATCGCATTATAGACCTGCTGACAGGAAACTGGATTCTGGATCTGACTGTCTATGAAGTGGGTAATGAAATATGGAAGATGAATAAGATTCACCGGAAAATATCATCATCTGAAGCAGACATACTGCTTGAGAGTTTGCTCAGCATCGCAGCAGACAGAATGAAACTCGTCCCTTCAGCCGCGATCGACCATCTGTCCAGCCTGGGCTTAGCCAGGGAGGAAAGGCTGAGCTTCTGCGATGCCTCCTATCTTTCTGCGGCAATTGAAAGAGAACTGGTTCCTGTCACAGACGACAGGAGGCTCTTTGAGGCGGCAGGAAAACATGTGAAAGTTCGGGCATCAACGGAAGTCTGA
- a CDS encoding PIN domain-containing protein, producing the protein MKIVIDSYAWIEIFSGTQKGRRALAAIEEADEVLTPDIVLSEVARKYMREGADENKAMERLETISETSEILGIDSATAVESAKMYLLLEKNAKEKSLTKPGLFDGIVLAFARVNQARVLTGDQHFKDLEDTLWL; encoded by the coding sequence GTGAAGATCGTTATTGACTCGTACGCGTGGATTGAAATCTTTTCGGGCACTCAAAAGGGAAGAAGAGCGCTGGCGGCAATCGAAGAGGCAGATGAAGTCCTTACACCAGATATAGTGCTATCCGAAGTGGCCAGGAAATATATGAGAGAAGGAGCCGATGAGAATAAAGCCATGGAAAGGCTCGAGACCATTTCCGAAACGTCAGAGATCTTGGGGATTGATTCAGCAACTGCGGTTGAATCTGCCAAGATGTATTTGTTGCTTGAAAAGAACGCAAAAGAGAAATCACTTACAAAACCCGGTCTTTTCGACGGTATAGTCCTGGCATTTGCCCGTGTAAATCAGGCCAGGGTCCTGACGGGCGATCAACATTTCAAGGATCTGGAAGATACGCTGTGGCTATGA
- a CDS encoding ABC transporter permease, translating to MKPIIYEIRRVLTSKSALIVLSLMIVIPALIAVSAASGNSNVSVFVSSEAYGWGSNGTYNVTVLLYNNYGFPVSGSKVTYFIGNNNTSVETNSLGFANTTFSRVTDQELGITSPNQTEGGITYSYSGQNSPGYGGGYFKIQVYQNQTDPYFTNTSLKEYGPSGSTNLTFSYSRYSFSTFSVQNSPQLNGLLLFYNAADVKNAPPVYLYYRAMPNSTSQFTGTGTVIYTNGQQKTGPGFPANYNESQMKLYSVYTSSPLIDIVPYNLTKHTNTTSYVFELFDSNGTELAWVETQLLNTYSVAGVNQIFFLSDLPILSFFVPLIATVSAYQTFGKDRATGALASVIVRPISRRALMTSRFVSNIVSVTIASALALGVTSLIYEHYLGIYIPSSTLILALWSLLVMTGAFVGIVYLASMFLKSSGQIIGVAIGLFVVLVLLWVFPLPLIPLIISSVIIRQPVGTLAYASSIIKLDYISPAGFSSLTDYLSGSTVSGLFFIGGTYTAAQLGITLFSVVAVGLAWIVIPFLLALVRFTRGD from the coding sequence GTGAAACCGATAATCTATGAGATCAGGAGGGTGCTCACAAGCAAATCCGCACTTATCGTGCTATCTCTGATGATTGTCATACCTGCACTCATCGCTGTGTCTGCCGCAAGCGGAAACTCCAACGTGAGTGTGTTTGTAAGCAGCGAGGCTTACGGCTGGGGGAGCAACGGGACATATAATGTAACCGTACTCCTCTACAACAACTACGGTTTCCCTGTTTCAGGATCCAAAGTTACATACTTTATCGGAAACAACAATACTAGTGTCGAAACCAACAGCCTCGGATTTGCCAACACCACCTTCAGCCGGGTTACAGACCAGGAACTGGGCATCACGTCGCCAAACCAAACGGAAGGCGGTATAACTTACAGCTATAGCGGCCAGAATTCGCCAGGATATGGTGGCGGTTACTTTAAGATCCAGGTTTACCAGAACCAGACCGACCCTTACTTCACAAACACCAGCCTCAAGGAGTATGGTCCTTCCGGCTCCACAAATCTTACATTCTCCTATTCCAGATATTCATTCAGCACTTTCAGTGTCCAGAATTCGCCACAACTCAACGGTCTTCTCCTGTTTTACAATGCTGCTGATGTGAAAAATGCTCCTCCTGTTTACCTTTATTACAGGGCGATGCCTAATTCAACTTCCCAGTTCACGGGTACCGGTACGGTTATATACACAAACGGGCAGCAGAAAACCGGACCGGGATTTCCTGCAAACTACAATGAAAGCCAGATGAAACTTTATTCGGTTTATACGAGTTCCCCACTTATTGATATAGTGCCCTACAATCTCACAAAACACACAAACACGACATCCTATGTGTTCGAACTCTTCGACTCAAACGGCACGGAACTTGCTTGGGTGGAAACTCAACTGCTTAACACTTATTCCGTTGCAGGTGTGAATCAGATATTCTTCCTTTCAGATCTGCCGATTCTCAGCTTCTTTGTTCCTCTGATAGCAACTGTATCCGCATATCAGACTTTTGGAAAAGACAGGGCGACAGGTGCTCTTGCTTCCGTGATTGTAAGACCGATATCGCGCAGGGCACTGATGACATCGAGATTTGTCTCCAATATAGTTTCTGTTACGATTGCATCCGCACTTGCGCTTGGCGTCACTTCCCTGATATACGAACATTATCTTGGAATTTATATTCCTTCAAGCACTCTTATCCTTGCGCTCTGGTCTCTCCTCGTGATGACCGGAGCATTCGTCGGGATTGTGTATCTTGCATCAATGTTTCTGAAGTCTTCTGGCCAGATAATCGGAGTAGCTATAGGACTGTTCGTAGTCCTCGTGCTGTTATGGGTATTCCCTCTTCCGCTGATACCGCTTATAATATCATCTGTCATCATCAGACAACCGGTTGGAACTCTCGCGTATGCTTCTTCGATAATAAAACTCGATTACATATCGCCTGCGGGCTTCAGTTCCCTGACAGATTATCTTTCGGGTTCTACCGTAAGCGGGCTGTTCTTCATTGGCGGCACATATACGGCAGCACAGCTGGGCATCACTCTATTTTCTGTCGTCGCTGTTGGACTGGCATGGATTGTCATTCCCTTTCTCCTGGCGCTTGTCAGGTTCACAAGAGGCGACTGA
- a CDS encoding ABC transporter ATP-binding protein, giving the protein MIEVEGFSKLYGRRSQPAVSEISFRVNDGEIVGLAGLNGAGKTTTINAITGIVLPSAGRILVDGFDIVREKARASRTVGWVSEYPSFEQNAKPVLLMQYFAGFYDMPSGEAGQRITEVLKAVGLERALDMKIRTYSQGMKKRFGLASAMLSDPGNYLLDEMLNGLDPEGISYVRNLLIRFRNEGKAILLSTHILSVLQDLADRVIILHRGKVLRTLTRDSMKKLGRPLLRLKVDKVDANLLGLLSKFGAPVVVGGEVVVSGIDDSQAATEEVSAALIAGGYRLSHFGIERESLEEYFLQLTREAS; this is encoded by the coding sequence TTGATAGAAGTAGAAGGATTTTCCAAACTGTATGGGAGACGCAGTCAGCCGGCGGTCAGCGAAATAAGCTTCAGGGTGAACGACGGCGAGATAGTCGGGCTTGCCGGTCTCAATGGTGCCGGCAAGACGACAACAATAAACGCTATTACAGGTATCGTTCTGCCATCAGCCGGCAGGATTCTAGTGGACGGTTTTGACATAGTTAGAGAGAAGGCGCGCGCATCCAGAACTGTGGGCTGGGTCTCAGAGTATCCAAGTTTCGAGCAGAACGCCAAACCTGTGTTGCTCATGCAGTATTTCGCCGGTTTCTACGATATGCCCTCCGGGGAAGCGGGTCAGAGGATAACCGAAGTGCTGAAGGCTGTCGGCCTGGAACGTGCGCTTGATATGAAAATCAGAACATATTCCCAGGGAATGAAGAAACGTTTTGGGCTGGCCTCTGCAATGCTTTCCGATCCTGGAAATTATCTGCTGGATGAGATGCTTAACGGGCTGGACCCGGAAGGAATAAGCTATGTCAGGAATCTGCTCATTCGATTCAGGAATGAGGGAAAGGCAATACTGCTTTCAACACACATACTTAGCGTCCTCCAGGATCTGGCTGACAGGGTGATCATACTTCACAGAGGTAAAGTGCTCCGGACACTGACCAGGGATTCGATGAAGAAACTTGGCAGGCCATTGCTGAGGTTAAAGGTAGATAAAGTTGATGCCAATCTTTTGGGACTGCTGTCAAAATTCGGAGCTCCTGTTGTTGTTGGTGGCGAAGTCGTAGTTTCAGGTATCGATGATTCGCAGGCGGCAACCGAAGAGGTTAGCGCTGCATTGATCGCGGGCGGTTACAGGCTGTCTCATTTCGGTATAGAGAGGGAGAGCCTTGAAGAGTATTTCCTTCAGCTCACGAGGGAGGCATCGTGA
- a CDS encoding DDE-type integrase/transposase/recombinase, giving the protein MPNPGKQRKRSRCRYEREHSLSLVHGDWHRTGENHPYAIVWMDDTSGIILSAGEFTEATTEHSIETLREAMPAASCYNSAIKEVNIDRGSQFYSNHPDSVSVFQQFLPDRGIRHIPSRRNNQQTDGKVERFWHEYDRHRRRFLSMHEFIVWYNNRIHGALWTAIAERPSDAIVRKLQPESILGMFMEVAECR; this is encoded by the coding sequence GTGCCCAATCCGGGGAAGCAGAGGAAGCGCTCACGCTGCCGTTATGAACGTGAGCACTCGCTCTCACTCGTGCATGGCGACTGGCACAGGACAGGCGAAAACCATCCATATGCAATAGTATGGATGGACGATACATCCGGGATAATCCTTTCAGCAGGTGAATTCACGGAGGCTACAACCGAACATTCGATAGAGACGCTCCGTGAGGCGATGCCCGCTGCTTCCTGCTACAACTCGGCGATAAAGGAAGTGAACATAGACAGGGGCTCGCAGTTCTACAGCAACCATCCAGACAGTGTATCGGTGTTCCAGCAGTTCCTGCCGGACAGAGGCATAAGGCACATACCGTCAAGGCGGAACAATCAGCAGACAGACGGAAAGGTAGAACGATTCTGGCATGAATACGACAGGCACAGACGGCGCTTCCTGTCAATGCATGAATTCATTGTGTGGTATAACAACAGGATTCACGGCGCACTGTGGACGGCCATCGCCGAGAGGCCGTCGGATGCAATCGTCAGGAAGCTGCAGCCGGAATCAATTCTCGGCATGTTCATGGAAGTGGCTGAATGCCGGTGA
- a CDS encoding methylmalonyl-CoA mutase family protein: MASILSEAKAQSEKIEITASLDQWKRELYDRAVQEKNERRKRFYNLSWIEIDPLYTPDPDFNYDEKLGDPGKYPYTRGIHGNMYLGKLWTMRQFAGFGSAFETNRRFKYLLSHGETGLSVAFDYPTLYGYDTDDVHAEGEYGKCGVAVSSLENMKMLFRGIPLDRVSTSMTINGPASIIWAMYIAAAEAQGVPKKKLRGTIQNDVLKEYIAQKSFIFPPEPSMRLVVDTFEYGMKEVPLWNTISISGYHIREAGSTAVQELAFTLADGFEYVRRGIDRGLDPDLFVPRLSFFFNAHNDFFEEIAKYRAARRIWAREMKERFGILNEKAQKLRFHTQTAGCSLTAEQPQNNVVRVAIQAMAAVFGGTQSLHTNSLDEALALPTEKAVRIALRTQQIIAYESGIPNVVDPLGGAYYVEWLTDRLEEEAYHIFDEIDSYGGVVPAIEMGYFQKAITESSYRYQKEIERKERIVVGVNEYVIDEPLTVPTLKLDPAGEEKQIAGLRKLRKNRNQQKYRDAMDYLRKIAEGDGNTMPAIIGAVKAKATLGEIAGLLREVFGEYREQHII; this comes from the coding sequence ATGGCGTCGATTCTTTCTGAGGCAAAGGCTCAGTCAGAAAAGATTGAAATCACTGCTTCTCTGGATCAATGGAAAAGAGAACTGTACGACAGAGCCGTTCAGGAAAAGAATGAGAGAAGGAAGAGGTTTTACAACCTTTCATGGATTGAAATTGACCCGCTTTATACACCTGATCCTGATTTTAACTATGATGAAAAGCTGGGAGATCCGGGAAAGTATCCTTACACAAGGGGGATACACGGAAACATGTACCTTGGCAAACTCTGGACGATGAGGCAGTTTGCGGGTTTTGGCAGCGCTTTTGAAACAAACAGGAGATTCAAATACCTGCTGTCCCACGGCGAAACAGGCTTGAGTGTTGCTTTCGACTATCCGACACTGTACGGGTATGACACAGATGATGTTCATGCGGAGGGTGAATACGGAAAGTGCGGCGTCGCGGTTTCGTCACTCGAGAACATGAAGATGCTGTTCCGGGGCATACCGCTTGACAGGGTAAGCACCTCTATGACAATCAACGGTCCGGCTTCAATAATCTGGGCAATGTACATTGCTGCCGCAGAGGCACAGGGCGTGCCGAAGAAGAAGCTTCGCGGGACGATACAGAATGACGTACTCAAGGAATACATTGCGCAGAAGAGTTTCATATTCCCGCCTGAGCCGTCAATGAGATTGGTTGTCGACACATTCGAATATGGCATGAAGGAAGTTCCTCTCTGGAATACGATAAGCATAAGCGGCTACCACATAAGGGAGGCAGGTTCAACAGCAGTCCAGGAGCTGGCATTTACACTTGCAGACGGTTTCGAATATGTCAGGAGAGGCATAGACAGGGGGTTGGATCCAGATCTGTTTGTCCCTCGCCTGTCATTTTTCTTTAACGCGCACAACGATTTCTTCGAAGAAATAGCAAAATACAGAGCAGCCCGGCGCATATGGGCCAGAGAGATGAAGGAACGATTCGGCATATTGAATGAAAAAGCGCAGAAATTGCGTTTCCACACACAGACTGCAGGTTGCTCGCTCACCGCCGAACAGCCACAGAACAATGTGGTGCGAGTTGCAATCCAGGCAATGGCTGCAGTCTTCGGGGGAACACAATCGCTGCATACCAATTCGCTCGATGAGGCTCTTGCCCTGCCGACAGAGAAGGCTGTAAGGATCGCACTCAGAACACAGCAGATAATAGCCTATGAAAGCGGCATTCCGAATGTTGTTGACCCGCTGGGGGGAGCGTACTATGTTGAATGGCTAACAGACAGACTCGAGGAGGAAGCATACCATATTTTTGATGAAATTGACAGTTATGGCGGTGTCGTCCCGGCCATCGAGATGGGCTATTTCCAGAAGGCTATAACAGAGTCATCATACAGATACCAGAAGGAAATTGAGAGAAAGGAGAGAATCGTGGTCGGAGTCAATGAATACGTCATCGACGAACCTCTGACCGTCCCCACACTCAAGCTGGATCCTGCCGGAGAGGAAAAACAGATTGCAGGATTGAGAAAACTCAGGAAAAACAGAAACCAGCAGAAATACAGGGACGCGATGGATTACCTGAGAAAGATTGCGGAAGGGGATGGAAACACAATGCCGGCAATAATCGGAGCTGTAAAGGCAAAAGCAACGCTTGGGGAAATAGCCGGCCTTCTGAGAGAGGTATTCGGCGAATACAGGGAACAGCACATAATTTGA
- a CDS encoding cobalamin B12-binding domain-containing protein, giving the protein MPRKIRVLIAKPGLDGHDRGAKVVARALRDAGMEVIYTGLHQTPEQIVQTALQEDVDAIGLSCLSGAHDVLFPRVMELVKENGMDVIVTAGGIIPEEDIPMLKKYGIAAVFGPGTPIEEIVKFHKEHLKKRK; this is encoded by the coding sequence ATGCCGAGGAAAATACGCGTGCTTATTGCCAAACCTGGCCTGGACGGCCATGACCGCGGGGCAAAGGTAGTTGCAAGGGCACTCAGGGATGCCGGAATGGAGGTGATATATACGGGCCTTCATCAGACGCCCGAGCAGATAGTTCAGACCGCGTTGCAGGAGGATGTGGACGCCATTGGGCTGAGCTGCCTGTCAGGTGCGCACGACGTACTTTTTCCAAGGGTGATGGAACTTGTGAAGGAAAACGGAATGGACGTTATTGTCACTGCAGGCGGTATCATACCTGAGGAGGATATTCCGATGCTGAAAAAATACGGTATTGCGGCGGTGTTCGGACCAGGAACGCCAATTGAGGAAATCGTAAAGTTCCACAAAGAGCACCTAAAGAAGAGAAAGTGA
- the meaB gene encoding methylmalonyl Co-A mutase-associated GTPase MeaB, producing the protein MDYSTLITGVINGDRKAAARLISLVEDEENGYREALERLYGNTRGVPVLGITGAPGVGKSTIALEITKMLRAQGRKIGIVAVDPTSPVTGGAILGDRIRMTELFADPGVFIRSMGSRGGSGGLSSQTGSVVRILDAMGCDEIIVETVGAGQTQVDIMGMADTIVVVTMPGSGDEVQSIKAGLLEIADIYVVNKIDLAGGMRTVSDIQSMLDLVDEWHGWKPPVIQANAREGRGMDELVRKIEEHNRFALESEHLSRRKKEQYLREIQELVTRELSRRIFESMDGREIEDMLKMISERKENLYSEADSIIKAFTAGKLAKKHHDRKQRQSG; encoded by the coding sequence TTGGACTATTCCACACTCATAACAGGAGTGATCAACGGGGACAGAAAAGCTGCCGCAAGGCTGATCTCACTTGTAGAAGATGAGGAGAACGGTTACAGGGAAGCGCTTGAAAGGCTGTATGGGAATACCAGGGGTGTTCCTGTGCTTGGTATAACCGGCGCACCGGGCGTCGGGAAAAGCACGATAGCGCTGGAAATAACGAAGATGCTCAGGGCTCAAGGCAGGAAGATAGGCATCGTTGCTGTCGATCCCACAAGTCCCGTTACCGGAGGAGCGATCCTGGGCGACAGGATCAGAATGACTGAACTGTTTGCGGATCCAGGTGTTTTCATAAGAAGCATGGGAAGCCGGGGAGGAAGCGGAGGGCTTTCGTCCCAGACGGGAAGCGTCGTTAGGATACTCGACGCGATGGGGTGTGATGAAATAATTGTGGAAACAGTTGGAGCGGGACAGACGCAGGTCGACATAATGGGAATGGCGGACACGATAGTGGTTGTTACAATGCCAGGCTCAGGAGATGAGGTACAGTCTATAAAGGCCGGACTGCTGGAAATTGCCGACATATATGTGGTGAACAAGATTGACCTCGCAGGCGGAATGAGAACAGTGAGCGATATTCAGTCCATGCTTGATCTGGTGGACGAATGGCATGGCTGGAAACCACCTGTCATACAGGCAAATGCCAGGGAGGGAAGGGGAATGGATGAACTGGTCAGGAAGATAGAGGAACACAACAGATTTGCACTCGAGTCCGAGCATCTCTCGAGGAGGAAAAAGGAACAGTACCTCAGGGAAATACAGGAGCTTGTCACCAGAGAACTTTCGAGAAGAATATTTGAATCGATGGACGGCAGAGAAATTGAAGACATGCTGAAAATGATTTCAGAAAGAAAGGAAAATCTCTATTCAGAGGCGGACAGTATAATAAAGGCATTCACTGCCGGAAAACTTGCAAAAAAGCATCATGACAGGAAACAGCGGCAGTCGGGCTGA
- a CDS encoding response regulator, translated as MTGSEADSGKLEILYVDDESYLHEPFKLYVEMLGNASVDTAASATEAISKLSEREYSAVVSDYQMPSMDGIELLKHIRSEGNDIPFVIFTGRSREEVAIEAINSGADYYLMKGQDPKSLFTDMLHVITSAVTERMEKEKLRVTNQRLEAVLNNTHDAVVLLDLNYNVLYANPSFEKTFGWTLDEIRGMRIPWVPPELLNWTEEKINEMVSNKKPVNYQSRRITKDGRSLKCHISIAPITDPDGRVNTVSSIMTPDKFDEK; from the coding sequence ATGACCGGTTCCGAAGCGGACAGCGGAAAACTCGAAATACTGTATGTCGATGATGAGAGTTATCTGCACGAACCATTCAAACTCTATGTCGAGATGCTCGGCAACGCGAGCGTGGATACTGCCGCATCCGCAACAGAGGCAATATCGAAACTGTCAGAGCGGGAATACAGCGCAGTTGTATCAGATTACCAGATGCCGTCGATGGACGGCATAGAACTGCTGAAACATATCCGTTCGGAAGGCAACGATATTCCGTTCGTCATCTTCACCGGAAGAAGCAGGGAGGAAGTGGCCATTGAAGCGATAAACAGCGGCGCGGACTACTACCTTATGAAGGGACAGGATCCAAAGTCGCTCTTTACCGACATGCTCCATGTTATAACTTCTGCAGTCACTGAAAGAATGGAAAAGGAGAAGCTGAGGGTTACAAACCAGAGACTGGAGGCAGTGCTCAATAACACCCATGATGCTGTTGTTCTCCTGGATCTAAATTACAATGTGCTTTATGCCAACCCGTCATTCGAGAAGACATTCGGTTGGACGCTTGATGAAATCAGGGGCATGAGGATACCATGGGTACCTCCGGAACTGCTGAACTGGACAGAGGAAAAGATAAACGAGATGGTCTCAAATAAGAAGCCTGTCAACTATCAATCGAGACGGATAACAAAGGATGGCAGGTCGCTGAAATGCCATATTTCTATCGCGCCGATAACAGATCCTGATGGCAGGGTAAATACAGTATCATCCATAATGACGCCCGATAAGTTCGATGAAAAATGA